A genomic segment from uncultured Desulfuromonas sp. encodes:
- the glnD gene encoding [protein-PII] uridylyltransferase produces the protein MITIDNSALLVFSKEDAVATFDEKRPEFLKACIEYRDVHQELVKHYHRTGGSGRQVVEKITLMTDMLLEGIFHFAIKDFDLKQPCTLIALGGYGRSEMNPLSDIDVMFFCQDSDTPYMQQFSERILYLLWDLGFDVGHCVRNEKQCIDIAGDDLTACTALLDSRYLCGDESLFAHYEKKVLPAVMSRNSRSFIREKMVEHDKRIKKYGSSVYLLEPNIKEGEGGLRDLHTALWISKIKYKVFTLRGLVIKGVMSEEEEQKFLDSLDYLWRIRTELHYLSARKNDQLHFEQQEKIALFLGYRDSKHGLAVEQFMQDYYAQATRVEHLASTMIARASDREREESKILGYLRRRNVDDGFYALRGELNVTDDDLLINQPELMMKAFWLAQRQELKLSLKIKTLIRDNLHLVNDRLRRSRVVTSLFLDILRYKRGVYETLSQMHHLLFLNQLIPEFKRIYCRVQHDAYHIYTVDTHTLFAIREVEKLWRGEYKEKKPLLTQLSDEVEKPELLILSVMLHDIGKGEGQKHSEKGAEMIPTIARRLGLNKEDSQRLQFLVLEHLQMAHISQRRDLHDEKMIAQFAQKMEMSENLKMLYILTFADIKAVGPDVWSEWKGFLLQELYEKTYDVIERGNFFKEQRSEKIRNRKRKVVAALEDEFDTRAIKECLRNFSTRYLMTYRSFQIVEHVRLILSRGDEPLAMSVVYNQESSYTEVILVTVDIAGLFSKISGVMAANGVNILGAQIFTQKSGIAVDILQVGRDGNIYDDDRKWATIKKDLIRHLQGCGDIEEQVEKRKSSILGVARQVPTIPPRIDIDNDVSDEYTVVDVTTMDRVGLLYQISNSLKKIGVYIGVSKITTKGDRAGDTFYVQDIFGHKIVLPEKIDELRETLLKDLSS, from the coding sequence ATGATTACCATAGATAATAGTGCCCTGCTGGTCTTCAGCAAAGAGGATGCAGTGGCGACTTTCGATGAAAAACGCCCTGAATTTCTCAAAGCCTGTATCGAATATCGCGACGTTCATCAGGAACTGGTCAAACATTATCATCGTACTGGTGGCAGCGGTCGTCAGGTCGTTGAAAAGATCACCTTGATGACGGATATGTTGCTTGAAGGAATTTTTCACTTTGCGATAAAAGACTTCGATCTTAAACAGCCCTGTACACTGATCGCTTTGGGTGGATATGGCCGTTCAGAAATGAATCCTCTGTCCGATATTGATGTGATGTTTTTCTGTCAGGACTCGGATACGCCCTATATGCAACAATTTTCCGAACGGATTTTGTATCTGCTATGGGATCTCGGCTTTGATGTTGGGCATTGTGTGCGTAATGAAAAACAGTGTATCGACATCGCCGGTGATGATCTGACCGCCTGCACGGCATTGCTTGATTCACGTTATCTTTGTGGTGATGAGAGCTTGTTCGCACACTATGAAAAAAAAGTGCTTCCCGCTGTCATGAGCCGCAACAGCCGCTCTTTTATTCGAGAGAAGATGGTTGAGCACGATAAACGGATCAAAAAATACGGTTCTTCCGTCTATCTGCTTGAACCAAATATCAAGGAAGGGGAAGGGGGGCTGCGCGATCTGCATACAGCGCTGTGGATTTCCAAAATCAAGTATAAGGTCTTTACGCTGCGCGGTCTGGTCATTAAAGGGGTTATGAGCGAAGAGGAAGAGCAGAAATTCCTCGATTCTTTGGACTATTTATGGCGGATTCGCACCGAATTGCATTACTTGTCTGCGCGTAAAAACGATCAACTCCATTTTGAACAACAGGAAAAAATCGCTCTATTTCTTGGCTACCGGGATAGTAAGCACGGTCTGGCCGTTGAACAGTTCATGCAGGATTATTATGCCCAGGCGACGCGTGTTGAACATCTCGCCTCGACGATGATTGCGCGGGCCTCAGACCGTGAACGTGAGGAATCGAAAATTCTCGGCTATTTGCGGCGGCGTAATGTCGATGACGGTTTTTATGCCCTGCGCGGCGAATTGAACGTCACCGATGACGACCTGCTCATCAATCAGCCCGAATTGATGATGAAAGCGTTTTGGTTGGCTCAACGACAGGAATTGAAGTTAAGTCTGAAAATCAAGACATTGATTCGTGACAATCTTCATCTGGTCAATGACAGACTGCGTCGCTCACGGGTCGTGACATCACTGTTCCTCGACATCTTACGCTACAAGCGAGGCGTCTATGAAACCCTGTCTCAGATGCATCATCTGCTGTTCCTCAATCAGCTGATCCCCGAATTTAAACGGATTTATTGCCGGGTTCAGCATGATGCTTATCATATCTACACCGTTGATACTCATACGCTCTTTGCCATTCGTGAAGTAGAAAAATTGTGGCGTGGTGAATACAAAGAGAAAAAACCGCTGTTAACACAATTGTCTGATGAAGTTGAAAAGCCGGAGCTGCTTATCCTCTCGGTGATGCTGCATGATATCGGCAAAGGGGAAGGGCAGAAGCACAGCGAAAAAGGTGCGGAGATGATCCCGACCATTGCCCGCAGGCTCGGCTTAAACAAGGAAGACAGTCAGCGGCTGCAATTCCTGGTTTTAGAACATCTCCAAATGGCACACATTTCTCAGCGACGTGATTTACATGACGAGAAGATGATTGCCCAGTTCGCCCAGAAAATGGAGATGAGTGAAAATCTCAAAATGCTTTACATTCTGACGTTTGCCGATATCAAGGCGGTTGGTCCGGATGTCTGGTCGGAGTGGAAAGGGTTCCTGCTTCAGGAGCTTTATGAAAAAACCTACGACGTCATTGAACGTGGCAACTTCTTTAAAGAGCAGCGCTCCGAAAAAATCCGCAACCGCAAACGCAAGGTGGTTGCAGCCCTTGAAGATGAATTTGATACGAGAGCAATTAAAGAATGCCTGCGGAATTTTTCAACCCGCTATCTGATGACATACCGTTCTTTCCAGATTGTCGAACATGTTCGTCTGATCCTCAGTCGTGGCGACGAACCACTGGCCATGAGCGTCGTCTACAATCAGGAAAGCAGTTATACCGAAGTGATCCTGGTCACCGTCGACATTGCTGGACTATTCAGCAAAATTAGCGGCGTTATGGCAGCGAACGGTGTCAATATCCTCGGTGCTCAGATTTTCACCCAGAAAAGCGGCATTGCTGTAGACATCCTTCAAGTTGGCCGTGACGGCAATATTTACGACGATGATCGTAAATGGGCGACCATTAAAAAGGACCTAATTCGCCATCTTCAAGGCTGTGGTGACATTGAGGAACAGGTTGAAAAACGCAAAAGTTCCATTTTGGGCGTTGCCCGTCAGGTACCGACGATTCCGCCACGTATTGATATCGACAATGACGTTTCCGACGAATACACTGTTGTCGATGTCACCACGATGGACCGCGTTGGTCTGCTTTATCAGATTTCCAACAGCCTGAAAAAAATCGGTGTCTACATCGGTGTCTCTAAAATAACAACCAAAGGTGATCGTGCTGGAGATACCTTCTATGTACAGGATATTTTCGGGCATAAAATTGTTTTGCCCGAAAAAATCGATGAATTGCGTGAAACCTTGCTGAAAGATTTGAGTTCCTAA
- the xerD gene encoding site-specific tyrosine recombinase XerD — MKLLNLMDSFLDYLSIERGLAKNTLESYARDLQRYGRFLEEKMITEVENIRQNDVLDFFTSLKEQGMGVRSRARLLAALRGFHQFGVEEYQLAGNPVSRLTTPKMLQTLPDTLSPSEVDALLDIRDDGQVLTRRDIAMLELLYATGMRVSELVGLKLDDLHLSSGYLRVMGKGSKQRIIPIGEVAIEILQGYLSFVRAQLDLNRNLSQCVFLNRSGKGLTRQGFWKMIKRRAVTAGISKNVTPHTLRHSFATHLLENGADLRVVQMLLGHVDISTTQIYTHVTREHVRRIHQTFHPRS, encoded by the coding sequence GTGAAACTTCTGAACTTAATGGATAGCTTTCTCGACTATTTAAGCATCGAGCGGGGCTTGGCTAAAAATACGTTGGAATCCTATGCACGGGATTTGCAGCGTTACGGCCGTTTTCTCGAAGAAAAAATGATCACTGAGGTCGAAAATATCCGCCAAAATGATGTCCTTGATTTTTTCACCTCTCTCAAAGAACAAGGTATGGGAGTGCGTAGTCGAGCCAGGTTGCTGGCTGCACTGCGCGGATTTCATCAGTTCGGCGTTGAAGAATATCAATTAGCCGGCAATCCGGTTTCACGGCTGACCACGCCTAAAATGTTGCAAACACTTCCCGATACCCTCAGCCCTTCAGAGGTGGACGCACTGCTTGATATCCGTGATGACGGACAGGTATTGACTCGTCGTGATATAGCCATGCTGGAGTTGCTTTATGCCACGGGAATGCGGGTGTCCGAATTGGTTGGTCTCAAGCTCGACGATCTTCATTTGAGCAGTGGTTATCTTCGCGTGATGGGCAAGGGGAGTAAGCAGCGAATTATTCCCATTGGTGAAGTCGCCATCGAGATCTTGCAGGGATATTTATCTTTTGTTCGGGCGCAACTTGATCTTAACCGCAATCTGAGTCAGTGTGTTTTCCTCAACCGATCCGGCAAAGGGTTGACACGGCAGGGCTTCTGGAAGATGATTAAGCGCCGTGCCGTTACTGCTGGAATCAGTAAGAACGTGACGCCTCACACGTTGCGCCATTCATTTGCCACCCATTTGCTCGAAAACGGTGCAGATCTCAGGGTCGTTCAAATGTTGCTTGGCCACGTCGATATCTCAACAACACAGATTTACACCCATGTTACACGTGAACATGTACGTCGTATTCATCAAACCTTTCATCCCCGCAGTTGA
- a CDS encoding cofactor-independent phosphoglycerate mutase — protein sequence MKYLVLLGDGMADEPLEALDGKTPLEHAATPNMDRLAAEGEIGLAETVPDGFHPGSDVANLSVFGYDPSECYTGRSPLEAASMHVELGPDDVAFRLNLVDIMHHYGKLYMADFAAGHISTEEARLIIATLQQELGDERFEFYPGVSYRHLMVWRNGKDQMEFVPPHDIINQSIEDKMPKGEGADELIHLMNSAQMLLSNHPVNLKREHEGKAPANSIWLWGHGKAPRMETYQEKFGLSGAVISAVDLIKGIGIYAGLEIINVPGATGYIDTNYQGKAEAAIDALSRHDFVYLHVEAPDEAGHSGDLQEKIKAIELFDEQVVGTILSRADELGAFRVLVLPDHPTPVELRTHTPDPVPYILYDSNGSLSGSGAAAYNEKMAKQSGVYVKEGHQLLAKMITRS from the coding sequence ATGAAGTATCTGGTTCTACTCGGAGACGGAATGGCGGACGAGCCGTTGGAAGCTCTTGACGGCAAGACCCCCTTGGAACACGCTGCAACGCCCAATATGGACCGGTTGGCGGCCGAAGGAGAGATTGGCCTGGCGGAAACCGTTCCCGATGGGTTCCATCCGGGCAGTGATGTCGCCAATCTCAGCGTGTTCGGCTATGACCCCTCTGAGTGCTATACCGGCCGTTCACCGCTGGAGGCGGCGAGCATGCATGTTGAACTCGGCCCGGACGATGTCGCTTTTCGTTTGAATCTTGTCGACATCATGCATCATTACGGCAAACTGTATATGGCGGATTTCGCGGCTGGCCATATCTCCACGGAAGAAGCTCGCCTGATTATTGCCACATTGCAGCAAGAGCTTGGTGATGAGCGCTTCGAATTTTATCCCGGCGTGTCTTATCGCCATTTGATGGTGTGGCGCAATGGCAAAGACCAGATGGAGTTCGTTCCTCCTCATGACATCATCAATCAAAGCATTGAAGATAAGATGCCGAAGGGTGAGGGAGCTGATGAGTTAATTCATTTGATGAATTCCGCTCAGATGCTTCTCAGTAACCATCCAGTCAACCTTAAACGCGAGCATGAGGGCAAAGCCCCAGCCAATTCGATCTGGTTGTGGGGCCATGGCAAAGCACCTCGAATGGAAACCTATCAGGAGAAATTCGGTTTAAGTGGCGCGGTCATCTCTGCTGTCGATTTAATCAAGGGGATTGGAATTTACGCGGGACTGGAAATTATCAATGTTCCCGGCGCTACCGGCTATATCGATACCAACTATCAGGGGAAAGCTGAAGCGGCCATTGACGCGTTATCACGGCATGATTTTGTGTATCTGCATGTTGAAGCCCCGGACGAAGCAGGGCATTCTGGAGACCTGCAGGAGAAGATCAAGGCGATTGAACTGTTTGATGAACAAGTCGTCGGCACCATTCTTAGCCGTGCTGACGAGCTTGGAGCATTTCGTGTTCTTGTTCTCCCCGATCATCCGACGCCTGTTGAACTGCGTACACATACACCAGATCCGGTTCCCTATATCCTGTACGATTCGAACGGCTCTCTGTCCGGCTCGGGTGCGGCAGCTTATAACGAGAAGATGGCCAAGCAAAGCGGTGTCTATGTTAAAGAAGGGCACCAGTTGCTGGCAAAAATGATCACACGGAGCTGA
- a CDS encoding ABC transporter permease — MVQERTVSTWRLIAANKMAMAGAAMVLAMFVLAVLAPLICNDPGAVDVSRQLQPPSFHAWLGTDDLGRDVFSRIAYGARISLLVGFVAVGIATLIGILLGAVAGYYGGWLDTIIMRFVDIMLCFPSFFLILAVIAFLEPSIWNIMIIIGLTGWMGVARLVRAEFLSLRNRDFVLAVRSLGASDRRIIFRHILPNALSPVLVSAALGVAGAILTESALSFLGIGVQPPTPSWGNMLIAGKQTLGTAWWLSFFPGVAILITVLGYNLLGEGLRDALDPRLKR, encoded by the coding sequence ATGGTGCAGGAGCGTACCGTATCGACATGGCGGTTGATCGCCGCAAACAAAATGGCCATGGCCGGAGCCGCAATGGTTCTGGCCATGTTTGTTCTGGCGGTACTGGCGCCTCTGATCTGCAACGACCCTGGCGCGGTTGATGTTTCCCGTCAATTGCAACCGCCGAGCTTTCATGCCTGGCTGGGGACAGATGACCTTGGGCGGGATGTTTTTTCACGTATTGCCTATGGGGCACGAATCTCCTTACTGGTCGGTTTTGTCGCTGTTGGCATTGCTACGTTGATCGGAATTCTTCTCGGTGCTGTCGCAGGCTATTACGGTGGCTGGCTTGATACGATCATCATGCGCTTTGTAGACATCATGCTCTGTTTTCCCTCATTTTTCCTTATCTTGGCGGTCATCGCCTTTTTGGAGCCATCAATCTGGAATATCATGATCATTATCGGTTTAACCGGCTGGATGGGGGTGGCGAGACTGGTGCGCGCTGAATTCCTGTCGTTACGAAATCGGGATTTTGTCCTTGCCGTTCGTTCTCTTGGTGCCAGTGATCGACGAATTATTTTTCGTCATATCCTCCCGAATGCGTTGTCGCCGGTACTTGTTTCCGCCGCGCTTGGTGTTGCCGGAGCCATCCTGACAGAAAGTGCCTTATCCTTTTTGGGCATAGGTGTTCAACCACCCACACCTTCATGGGGAAACATGCTGATTGCCGGCAAACAAACGTTAGGTACGGCTTGGTGGTTGTCTTTTTTCCCTGGCGTTGCCATCTTAATTACCGTGTTGGGGTACAACCTGCTGGGTGAAGGGTTGCGGGACGCGTTGGATCCACGATTGAAAAGATAG
- a CDS encoding YchJ family metal-binding protein, with amino-acid sequence MGTERNAPCPCGSGKKYKKCCLSNGSTTSGHKDLRPAELVNKRVEAFCRSDFGFIFDTYHPESNFRLQFPSRSAYIQYGQSTLNTDYRITSCQILHERNLDENTAQVLFLLTIDYQGQPQEYFELSDFQRCNNGQWSYLQSHRMERKEFSGTIDEMTCEYMLEQGTCF; translated from the coding sequence ATGGGCACTGAACGAAATGCGCCATGCCCCTGTGGCAGTGGGAAAAAATATAAGAAATGTTGTTTGAGCAATGGCTCGACAACGTCTGGGCATAAAGATCTCCGCCCAGCGGAATTGGTGAATAAACGGGTCGAAGCTTTTTGCCGAAGTGATTTTGGTTTTATTTTTGACACGTATCACCCTGAGTCCAACTTCCGTCTGCAGTTTCCGTCACGCTCTGCTTATATTCAGTATGGTCAATCTACTCTAAACACAGACTATCGGATCACCTCGTGTCAAATTCTCCACGAACGAAATCTTGACGAGAACACGGCTCAGGTGTTGTTTTTGTTGACGATTGATTATCAGGGACAACCCCAGGAGTATTTTGAGTTGTCCGATTTTCAACGTTGCAACAATGGTCAGTGGTCCTATCTACAGAGTCACCGTATGGAGCGTAAGGAATTTTCCGGAACGATTGATGAAATGACCTGTGAGTATATGCTTGAACAGGGAACCTGTTTTTAG
- a CDS encoding sodium-dependent transporter, whose translation MTQRSQWASRLGFILAASGSSIGLGNIWKFPYVAGQNGGGAFVLVYLLSILLVGIPIMMAEFLLGREGGKDAIGSFATLAGRKSLWCLVGWAGVIAAFILLSFYAVVAGWCFDYVLKAASGALHHLSDQQISALFNDLLSSPVQMIFWQALFIIATAAIVSCGIKNGIERWSKILMPVLFLLLLYLFIHGVMSSGASRAAQFLFYPDFSLLTPKSLLEAVGHSFFTLSLGAGVMITYGSYLDRQADLFSMAVKVSALDTLVALLAGMAIFPVVFSAGLDPGAGPGLVFQTIPIVFSSAPMGNFLAVVFFLLLAFAALSSSISMLEVSVAWLVDEKQWSRFKSTALLASAAFIVGLPSVWSFNLWSHWTFFGSLTFFDVCDKLVTSYMLPLGGLAVALYSGWFLNRSPEQQYRSLCCRQPVYLVWSLLIRFVAPIGVSFVFFQQLGVF comes from the coding sequence ATGACCCAACGAAGCCAATGGGCCTCCCGGCTCGGTTTCATCCTTGCTGCTTCAGGAAGCTCCATCGGATTAGGTAATATCTGGAAATTTCCTTACGTCGCTGGACAAAATGGCGGGGGAGCCTTTGTTCTGGTCTACCTGCTGTCTATTCTTCTGGTGGGCATTCCCATCATGATGGCTGAATTTCTCCTTGGACGTGAGGGTGGTAAAGATGCTATCGGATCCTTTGCAACTCTTGCGGGAAGAAAAAGCCTCTGGTGTCTGGTTGGATGGGCTGGGGTCATCGCAGCGTTCATTCTGTTGTCTTTTTATGCGGTCGTTGCGGGATGGTGCTTCGACTACGTTCTGAAAGCGGCCTCTGGTGCCTTGCATCATCTTTCGGATCAACAAATCAGTGCCTTATTCAATGATTTGCTTTCATCGCCTGTTCAGATGATTTTCTGGCAGGCGCTATTTATTATTGCTACGGCAGCCATTGTCTCCTGCGGTATTAAGAACGGTATTGAACGCTGGAGCAAAATCCTCATGCCAGTCCTGTTTCTCTTGCTGCTCTACCTGTTTATCCATGGCGTGATGTCTTCCGGTGCCAGTCGTGCAGCCCAGTTTCTTTTTTATCCTGATTTCTCCTTACTGACGCCTAAAAGCCTGCTTGAAGCAGTCGGGCATTCGTTTTTTACTCTGTCTTTAGGGGCTGGCGTGATGATCACCTATGGTTCCTATCTGGATCGACAGGCAGATCTGTTCAGTATGGCGGTCAAAGTCTCAGCGCTGGATACGTTGGTCGCTCTATTGGCGGGAATGGCAATTTTTCCCGTGGTTTTTTCAGCCGGTCTTGATCCCGGAGCTGGGCCGGGCCTTGTTTTTCAGACAATTCCGATTGTTTTTTCCTCAGCTCCCATGGGTAATTTTCTCGCGGTTGTGTTTTTTCTGCTGCTGGCTTTTGCCGCGTTGTCATCGTCAATCTCCATGCTGGAAGTCTCTGTTGCCTGGCTGGTCGATGAAAAACAGTGGTCACGTTTCAAATCGACAGCATTACTTGCCAGTGCAGCATTTATTGTCGGACTGCCCTCGGTGTGGTCATTTAATCTTTGGAGCCACTGGACGTTTTTTGGCTCTCTGACGTTTTTTGATGTCTGCGATAAATTAGTGACATCCTATATGCTTCCGTTGGGTGGGCTGGCAGTGGCTTTATACAGCGGCTGGTTTCTGAACCGTTCACCCGAGCAGCAATATCGGAGCTTATGTTGCCGTCAGCCAGTTTATCTTGTCTGGTCGCTGCTAATTCGTTTTGTGGCCCCGATCGGAGTCTCATTCGTTTTTTTTCAACAGCTGGGAGTCTTCTGA
- the mutM gene encoding bifunctional DNA-formamidopyrimidine glycosylase/DNA-(apurinic or apyrimidinic site) lyase, producing MPELPEVETVCAGLHDLVVGNQIVAVHVYESRLRYPVPSELPHTLIEKTVVSFSRRAKYLLLSVGTEQVILHLGMSGSLRWVSDDQPAEKHDHVDIVFADHGCLRFRDPRRFGLIVLTKDPVECHPLLVHLGPEPLSEAFNTQWLFDKTRGRRVAIKSLVMDNKIVVGVGNIYANESLFMSGLPPQLPAGELKEKECEILVANIKKTLKKAIQAGGTTLQDFVNGHGQPGYFQQQLYVYGRDQQPCIRCGTMIECCRIGQRSTFYCPECQPLKSRRIKRNRRLV from the coding sequence ATGCCAGAGTTACCGGAAGTAGAAACTGTCTGTGCAGGATTACATGATTTGGTCGTAGGAAATCAGATTGTTGCCGTTCATGTGTATGAGTCTCGACTCCGCTATCCCGTTCCCTCGGAATTACCTCACACGCTCATCGAGAAAACGGTGGTGTCTTTTTCTCGTCGGGCAAAATACTTGCTCTTATCCGTGGGGACAGAACAGGTCATTCTGCATTTGGGAATGAGTGGCAGTCTGCGCTGGGTCAGTGATGATCAGCCGGCGGAAAAACATGATCATGTTGATATCGTTTTTGCAGATCATGGCTGCTTACGTTTTCGGGATCCAAGGCGTTTTGGCCTGATTGTCCTTACAAAAGACCCCGTCGAATGCCATCCATTACTGGTGCATCTTGGCCCCGAACCTCTGTCGGAGGCGTTTAACACGCAGTGGCTTTTCGACAAAACCCGAGGAAGACGTGTCGCCATCAAGTCCCTAGTGATGGACAACAAAATTGTCGTCGGGGTTGGAAACATTTACGCCAACGAATCTCTGTTTATGAGCGGCCTGCCACCGCAGCTTCCTGCTGGAGAACTGAAGGAAAAGGAATGTGAGATTCTGGTTGCCAACATCAAAAAAACTTTGAAGAAAGCCATTCAGGCTGGAGGAACAACACTGCAGGATTTTGTTAACGGGCACGGCCAACCTGGATATTTTCAACAACAGCTCTATGTTTACGGACGTGACCAGCAACCCTGCATTAGGTGCGGAACGATGATTGAGTGCTGTCGTATTGGTCAACGCTCCACATTCTATTGTCCTGAGTGCCAACCTTTAAAAAGTCGTCGGATAAAGAGGAATCGTCGTCTCGTCTGA
- a CDS encoding prepilin-type N-terminal cleavage/methylation domain-containing protein: MATKYTYDNQSGYTLIELLTVVTVIGILITIAIPHYVGYRDKAQMTTIYAAIHQIQISQEVYKTHNQIYYSFGDTVLTHDDSPVGVDDTDLEIYIPKGQKYQIQTTTDFEADYFTVSIQANFDRNTDGINDLYIFKSDETTIPLYPTTF; this comes from the coding sequence ATGGCAACTAAATATACTTATGACAATCAGTCTGGATATACGTTGATTGAGTTACTGACCGTTGTCACGGTAATCGGGATTCTAATAACAATTGCGATCCCACATTATGTCGGATATCGTGACAAAGCTCAGATGACAACGATTTATGCGGCTATCCATCAAATTCAGATTTCACAAGAAGTTTATAAGACGCATAATCAGATATATTATAGCTTTGGCGATACGGTTCTAACTCACGACGATTCGCCTGTTGGTGTTGACGACACGGATCTTGAGATTTATATCCCCAAAGGGCAAAAATATCAAATCCAGACAACGACTGATTTTGAAGCTGATTATTTTACCGTCAGTATTCAAGCAAACTTTGACCGCAATACTGACGGAATAAACGACTTATATATTTTCAAATCAGACGAGACGACGATTCCTCTTTATCCGACGACTTTTTAA
- a CDS encoding molybdenum cofactor biosynthesis protein MoaE → MMDISKTIAEMKKDPDFADNVGMILVHNGVVRGWSRGDKSSVCKMKVTSNQEKIEQIRQDIEAMEGIYKVAFEARSGVMQPGDDVLFLVVAGDIRENVKPALALMLDRVKTEAVSKEEFFEEGTA, encoded by the coding sequence ATGATGGATATCTCAAAAACAATTGCTGAAATGAAAAAGGATCCTGATTTTGCGGATAATGTTGGGATGATTCTGGTTCACAATGGAGTCGTTCGCGGCTGGTCTCGTGGTGACAAAAGCAGTGTCTGTAAGATGAAAGTGACCTCAAATCAGGAAAAAATTGAACAGATCCGCCAGGATATTGAAGCGATGGAAGGCATCTACAAAGTCGCCTTTGAGGCACGTTCAGGGGTGATGCAGCCAGGCGATGATGTTCTTTTTCTCGTTGTCGCCGGAGATATTCGAGAAAATGTCAAACCGGCATTAGCTCTGATGTTGGACCGCGTCAAAACAGAGGCGGTAAGCAAAGAGGAGTTTTTTGAGGAGGGTACAGCGTGA
- the moaC gene encoding cyclic pyranopterin monophosphate synthase MoaC, translating to MSFNHFDGQGKAIMVDVSGKKKTLRTATASATVHMSSTLLQNILEHKTTKGDVLGVARLSGIAASKKVPDLIPLSHPLAIHHAAIEFNCDPTQGTVEVQATVRAYERTGVEMEAMVSASLAALTIYDMCKGSEKNITIDAVRLLFKEGGKSGTYRAEDV from the coding sequence GTGAGTTTTAATCATTTTGATGGCCAGGGCAAAGCGATTATGGTCGATGTCAGCGGCAAAAAGAAAACCTTACGTACCGCAACGGCTTCGGCAACGGTTCACATGTCATCGACTCTTTTGCAGAATATACTTGAGCACAAAACAACGAAAGGTGATGTTCTTGGTGTCGCCCGTCTTTCCGGGATTGCCGCGAGTAAAAAAGTCCCTGATCTGATCCCATTATCTCATCCACTGGCCATCCACCATGCTGCAATAGAATTTAATTGCGACCCAACACAGGGCACAGTTGAAGTGCAAGCCACGGTGCGTGCCTATGAACGGACCGGGGTCGAGATGGAAGCTATGGTGTCTGCTTCTCTGGCGGCTTTGACGATTTATGATATGTGTAAAGGAAGTGAAAAAAACATTACCATTGATGCGGTCCGTCTATTGTTCAAAGAAGGCGGCAAAAGCGGTACATATCGCGCGGAGGACGTATGA
- the mog gene encoding molybdopterin adenylyltransferase, which yields MKAAVLVLSDKGAAGKREDLSGPSLIAWLKSHHVETVRYDMIPDDHHTIVSTLTDWCDEGFCEVLITCGGTGVSPRDVTPEATLEVVDRVLPGFGEAMRAQSLKITPMAILSRSMAGIRGNCLIINLPGSPKAAIENLEAVWAAVPHGVDKIGGNPADCAAIHT from the coding sequence ATGAAAGCCGCTGTACTGGTCTTATCGGACAAGGGAGCAGCCGGAAAGCGTGAAGATTTGAGTGGCCCAAGTCTCATAGCGTGGCTCAAAAGTCATCACGTAGAAACCGTGCGCTACGACATGATTCCTGATGATCATCACACCATCGTCTCTACGTTGACCGACTGGTGCGATGAAGGCTTTTGTGAGGTGCTTATTACCTGTGGTGGAACAGGTGTCTCTCCACGTGATGTAACGCCGGAAGCCACGTTGGAAGTTGTTGACCGGGTGTTGCCAGGCTTTGGGGAAGCCATGCGAGCTCAAAGCCTTAAGATTACCCCGATGGCGATCCTGTCCCGGTCCATGGCTGGAATTCGTGGCAACTGTCTGATTATTAACCTGCCAGGCAGTCCTAAGGCTGCGATTGAAAACCTTGAAGCCGTGTGGGCGGCCGTACCGCATGGTGTTGATAAAATAGGTGGCAACCCCGCTGATTGTGCGGCTATTCATACCTGA